In the genome of Solanum stenotomum isolate F172 unplaced genomic scaffold, ASM1918654v1 scaffold38456, whole genome shotgun sequence, one region contains:
- the LOC125852681 gene encoding polygalacturonase-like gives MSPLAIFFLFLIHSSLAANTNIYNVQNYGAKSDGKTDSSKAFLSAWAAACASNTPATINVPSGKYLIHNANFNGQTCKSKAITIHIDGTLLAPSDYNVIGNDENWIKFEKVNGVSIYGGTFDGQGAALWACKNSNSKNCPDGTTVR, from the coding sequence ATGAGTCCCTTAGCaattttcttcctcttcttaaTCCACTCATCGTTAGCAGCAAATACCAATATTTACAATGTCCAAAATTATGGAGCAAAATCCGATGGAAAAACTGATTCATCAAAAGCCTTTTTGAGTGCATGGGCAGCAGCATGTGCTTCTAATACCCCCGCCACTATTAATGTGCCAAGTGGAAAATACTTGATTCACAATGCAAACTTCAATGGACAAACATGCAAGAGCAAGGCTATTACTATACACATTGATGGGACTCTCTTAGCTCCCTCTGATTATAATGTGATTGGCAATGATGAAAATtggataaaatttgaaaaagtcaATGGCGTTTCCATCTATGGTGGAACCTTTGATGGTCAAGGTGCTGCTCTTTGGGCTTGCAAGAACTCCAACAGCAAGAATTGCCCTGATGGGACTACGGTTCGTTAA